In the genome of Falsirhodobacter halotolerans, one region contains:
- a CDS encoding glycosyltransferase has product MRFAVLCPPYASHLHAFSALAAGLVTRGHEVTFVLPEGVEVAGDVKVLRCGPPPSHVGLRRHAISAGVRRMDHLCRMADRLRDMDVILGDQTEPATGLIADYLGLPQISVACALPLDPAPGVPLPFLGWPFDPSERGLRRNAGGERVARMILWRQNRMIASWADRFGLGPRRGMEECLSPLLTLSQTLPGFDFPRPEGPVVEVGPLRGPERSVVSDIRPDPSRPFVYASFGTLQGHRLHLLRRIAEGCRRAGVQLLVSHGGGLSDAQADRIGATWVRAFVPQETVLDQADLCITHGGLNTVMEALMRGVPLLAIPLAFDQFGVAARVVHHGAGLRLSRHRLGVEKVQAAVERLLRDPTFARNAARFPAGGGVKMSVDRIEAALMPRRTLVAAQ; this is encoded by the coding sequence ATGCGCTTTGCCGTCCTTTGCCCACCCTATGCCAGCCACCTGCACGCGTTTTCGGCGCTGGCGGCCGGTCTGGTCACGCGCGGGCATGAGGTGACCTTCGTGCTGCCCGAAGGGGTGGAGGTGGCGGGGGATGTGAAGGTTCTGCGATGCGGGCCGCCCCCGTCGCATGTGGGGCTTCGTCGGCACGCCATTTCGGCAGGGGTGCGGCGGATGGATCATCTGTGCCGCATGGCCGACCGCCTGCGGGATATGGACGTCATACTGGGCGATCAGACCGAACCCGCGACCGGCCTCATCGCGGATTATCTGGGCCTGCCGCAGATCTCCGTGGCCTGCGCGCTGCCGTTGGATCCCGCGCCGGGGGTGCCGCTGCCGTTTCTGGGCTGGCCTTTCGATCCGTCCGAACGCGGTCTGCGCCGCAATGCCGGGGGGGAACGGGTGGCGCGGATGATCCTTTGGCGGCAGAACCGCATGATCGCGTCCTGGGCCGACCGCTTCGGTCTGGGTCCGCGGCGGGGGATGGAGGAGTGCCTGTCGCCGCTGTTGACCCTGTCGCAGACCCTGCCAGGGTTCGACTTCCCGCGCCCCGAGGGTCCGGTGGTGGAGGTGGGGCCCCTGCGCGGACCGGAACGCAGCGTGGTGTCCGACATCCGGCCAGACCCGTCGCGGCCCTTCGTCTATGCCTCGTTCGGGACCTTGCAGGGGCACCGTCTGCACCTTCTGCGGCGCATTGCGGAGGGGTGCCGGCGTGCGGGGGTGCAGCTGTTGGTTTCGCATGGCGGCGGATTGTCCGACGCGCAGGCCGACCGAATCGGCGCGACGTGGGTGCGGGCCTTCGTGCCGCAGGAAACGGTGCTGGACCAAGCGGATCTGTGCATCACCCATGGCGGGCTGAACACGGTGATGGAGGCGTTGATGCGCGGCGTGCCGTTGCTGGCGATTCCGCTCGCCTTCGATCAGTTCGGGGTGGCGGCGCGGGTGGTGCATCACGGCGCGGGTCTGCGCCTGTCGCGCCATCGGCTTGGGGTGGAAAAGGTTCAGGCGGCGGTGGAGCGTTTGTTGCGCGATCCCACCTTCGCGCGCAATGCGGCCCGCTTTCCGGCGGGGGGCGGGGTAAAGATGTCGGTGGACCGGATCGAGGCCGCGCTCATGCCGCGCCGAACGCTCGTAGCAGCGCAATGA
- a CDS encoding DUF2585 family protein, with the protein MDGSVEHHVAPSRRFPLPLAFIALAVAQVGALVILGRGWGAGCEGVFQMAPSPECNSQHPADAYSLLHVGFGMALAVLFHALRPAWPAKDIVLLVVFSSVLWEVAENLPPMIAMFGYEPGDPLAYFGDSIPNSIGDTLAAALGAFVAGRLHAAAVIAIVIAIEVGVSLAIDDGYVIALLRAFGAA; encoded by the coding sequence ATGGACGGGTCGGTGGAACACCATGTCGCCCCAAGCCGCAGGTTTCCGCTGCCCCTCGCCTTTATCGCCTTGGCCGTGGCACAGGTCGGCGCGCTGGTGATCCTCGGGCGTGGCTGGGGCGCAGGGTGCGAGGGGGTGTTCCAGATGGCCCCCTCGCCCGAGTGCAATTCCCAGCACCCCGCCGACGCCTATTCCCTGCTGCATGTGGGGTTCGGCATGGCGCTGGCGGTTCTGTTCCACGCCCTACGGCCCGCCTGGCCCGCCAAGGACATCGTCCTGCTCGTCGTCTTTTCGTCGGTCCTGTGGGAGGTGGCGGAAAACCTGCCACCCATGATCGCGATGTTCGGCTATGAACCGGGCGATCCGCTGGCATATTTCGGGGATAGCATTCCCAATTCGATCGGTGACACGCTGGCCGCCGCCCTTGGTGCCTTCGTCGCCGGTCGGCTTCACGCGGCGGCGGTGATCGCCATCGTCATCGCGATCGAGGTCGGGGTCAGTCTGGCCATCGACGACGGCTATGTCATTGCGCTGCTACGAGCGTTCGGCGCGGCATGA
- a CDS encoding type 1 glutamine amidotransferase domain-containing protein — translation MRLQGKTVALLISPKGTEDAEFVQPKKALTEAGAKVVVISTKADDAATVEGDLSPKGQHPVDLTFMDANTDDYDAVVIPGGTVGADTLRADEDVTTFVRRFFEQGKPVAAICHAPWLIIEADEARGRTLTSYPSLRTDIRNAGGTWVDQEVVVDDGVVTSRTPDDLPAFCDAVIDMIAGD, via the coding sequence ATGCGCCTGCAAGGAAAAACCGTCGCCCTGCTGATTTCCCCCAAGGGAACCGAGGATGCCGAATTCGTCCAGCCCAAGAAGGCGCTGACCGAAGCGGGCGCCAAGGTCGTCGTGATCAGCACCAAGGCAGACGACGCGGCCACGGTTGAAGGCGATCTGTCGCCCAAGGGCCAGCACCCGGTCGACCTGACCTTCATGGACGCCAATACCGACGATTATGACGCCGTGGTCATTCCCGGCGGCACCGTGGGGGCCGACACGCTGCGCGCGGATGAGGACGTGACCACCTTCGTCCGCCGGTTCTTCGAACAGGGCAAGCCCGTCGCCGCCATCTGTCACGCCCCGTGGCTGATCATCGAGGCGGATGAGGCGCGGGGACGCACCCTCACCTCCTATCCGTCACTGCGCACCGACATCCGCAACGCGGGCGGCACCTGGGTCGATCAGGAGGTTGTCGTGGACGACGGCGTCGTGACCAGCCGCACGCCGGACGACCTGCCCGCCTTCTGCGACGCGGTCATCGACATGATCGCCGGCGACTGA
- a CDS encoding BCCT family transporter produces MTDTPQVPLDPETPEAIPAPEGATQVIETEYEIGQDNISYRRRFVFELDIHNVVFSVSAIGIVAFTLLTLMFQNILGPAFAGLRDALTSNLDWFFIITANIFVVLCIALVILPLGRIRLGGPEATPDYSYASWFSMLFAAGMGIGLMFYGVSEPLGNFTAAFAGPEFAADGTRIDWAPLNGMAGNEEGARRLAMAATIFHWALHPWSIYAIVALSLALFSFNKGLPLTFRSIFYPVLGERVWGWPGHVIDILAVFATIFGLSTSLGIGAQQAAAGLDFLFGIPSSTGMMIFLIIVITAIAAASVLAGMDKGVKLLSEINMAMAALLLLFIVLVGPTAQIVSGFFKNLLAYVEYLPALSNPIGRDDDNFRQGWTAFYWAWWISWSPFVGMFIARVSRGRTVREFLLAVLIIPSIVSTLWMTALGGTAISQVVTQGLTSVQDAALEIQLFEMLSHLPLTAITSVVGILLVCVFFVTSSDSGSLVIDTISAGGKVNAPVPQRVFWATFEGMLAIALLLGGGLTALQAMAVSTGFPFAIVLLGAAVSLVVGLMREPR; encoded by the coding sequence TTGACAGACACTCCGCAAGTCCCACTCGACCCTGAAACCCCGGAGGCCATTCCCGCCCCCGAGGGCGCGACCCAGGTGATCGAGACCGAATACGAGATCGGTCAGGACAATATCAGCTACCGCCGCCGGTTCGTGTTCGAACTGGACATTCACAACGTCGTCTTCAGCGTCTCGGCCATTGGCATTGTGGCTTTCACCCTGCTGACGTTGATGTTCCAGAACATATTGGGGCCGGCCTTCGCCGGCCTGCGGGATGCGCTGACCTCGAACCTCGACTGGTTCTTCATCATCACCGCAAACATCTTCGTGGTGCTGTGCATCGCGCTGGTGATCCTGCCGCTTGGCCGGATCCGTCTGGGCGGGCCGGAGGCCACCCCGGACTATTCCTACGCCTCCTGGTTCTCGATGCTGTTCGCGGCGGGCATGGGCATCGGCCTCATGTTCTATGGCGTGTCCGAACCCTTGGGCAACTTCACCGCGGCCTTCGCGGGTCCCGAATTCGCCGCCGACGGCACCCGCATCGATTGGGCCCCCCTGAACGGCATGGCGGGCAACGAAGAGGGGGCGCGCCGTCTGGCCATGGCCGCGACCATCTTCCACTGGGCGCTGCATCCGTGGTCGATCTATGCCATCGTCGCCCTGTCGCTGGCGCTGTTCTCGTTCAACAAGGGCCTGCCGCTCACCTTCCGCTCCATCTTCTATCCGGTCCTGGGCGAACGCGTCTGGGGCTGGCCGGGGCACGTGATCGACATCCTCGCGGTTTTTGCGACGATCTTCGGCCTGTCCACCTCGCTTGGCATCGGCGCGCAGCAGGCCGCCGCCGGTCTGGACTTCCTGTTCGGCATTCCCAGCAGCACCGGCATGATGATCTTCCTGATCATCGTGATCACCGCCATCGCCGCCGCCTCGGTCCTGGCCGGGATGGACAAGGGCGTGAAACTTCTATCCGAGATCAACATGGCCATGGCGGCCCTTCTGCTGCTGTTCATCGTGCTGGTCGGGCCCACGGCGCAGATCGTCTCGGGCTTCTTCAAGAACCTGCTCGCCTATGTCGAATACCTGCCCGCCTTGTCCAACCCGATCGGGCGCGACGATGACAACTTCCGTCAGGGCTGGACCGCATTTTATTGGGCATGGTGGATCAGCTGGTCGCCGTTCGTGGGCATGTTCATCGCCCGTGTCAGCCGGGGCCGCACCGTGCGGGAATTCCTGCTGGCCGTGCTGATCATCCCGTCGATCGTGTCCACGCTGTGGATGACCGCGCTTGGCGGCACCGCCATCAGCCAGGTCGTGACCCAAGGCCTGACCTCGGTGCAGGACGCGGCGCTGGAAATCCAGCTGTTCGAAATGCTGTCCCATCTGCCGCTGACCGCGATCACCTCGGTCGTGGGGATCCTGCTTGTCTGCGTGTTCTTCGTCACCTCGTCGGATTCCGGTTCGCTGGTGATCGACACGATCAGCGCGGGCGGCAAGGTGAACGCGCCGGTGCCGCAGCGGGTGTTCTGGGCCACGTTCGAAGGTATGCTCGCCATCGCGCTGTTGCTGGGGGGCGGGTTGACCGCGCTTCAGGCCATGGCCGTGTCGACCGGCTTTCCCTTCGCCATCGTTCTGTTGGGCGCCGCGGTTTCGCTGGTCGTGGGCCTGATGCGCGAACCGCGCTAA
- a CDS encoding glutathione S-transferase family protein: MGQLVDGVWQAGGVVPDSADGRFARTQSGFRNWITPDGSAGPSGEGGFAAEPGRYHLYVSLACPWAHRTTILRRFKGLEGMIGLSVVHWHMGEQGWSFEDGPCVTGDPVLGADHMHRLYSAAAPDYTGKVTVPVLWDTARGTIVSNESAEILRMFNTAFDGVGAKAGDYYPQHLRSRIDALNDRIYPTLNNGVYRAGFAMTQQAYDEAVAEVFGTLDWLEGVLDGSRWLTGDEVTEADIRLFTTLVRFDPVYHGHFKCNLRQIRTYPNLHRYLHAFLTLPGVEETVNMEHIKRHYYESHRQINPTGIVPQGPVPAV; this comes from the coding sequence ATGGGGCAGCTTGTCGATGGGGTCTGGCAGGCCGGGGGCGTCGTTCCCGACAGCGCCGACGGCCGCTTCGCGCGGACGCAAAGCGGGTTTCGCAACTGGATCACGCCGGACGGTTCCGCCGGGCCAAGCGGCGAGGGTGGCTTTGCGGCCGAACCGGGCCGCTATCACCTCTATGTCAGTCTGGCCTGCCCCTGGGCCCACCGAACGACGATCCTGCGGCGCTTCAAGGGGTTGGAGGGCATGATCGGCCTGTCGGTCGTCCATTGGCACATGGGCGAGCAGGGCTGGTCGTTCGAGGACGGCCCCTGCGTGACGGGCGACCCGGTTCTGGGCGCGGATCATATGCACCGCCTGTATTCTGCCGCCGCGCCGGATTACACGGGCAAGGTGACGGTTCCGGTTCTTTGGGACACGGCGCGGGGCACGATCGTGTCGAACGAATCCGCCGAGATCCTTCGGATGTTCAACACGGCTTTCGACGGTGTGGGCGCGAAAGCGGGGGACTATTACCCCCAACACCTTCGCTCGCGCATCGACGCGCTGAACGACCGCATCTATCCCACGCTGAACAACGGCGTCTATCGTGCGGGATTTGCCATGACGCAGCAGGCCTATGACGAGGCGGTGGCCGAGGTGTTCGGGACGCTGGACTGGCTGGAGGGCGTTCTGGACGGATCGCGCTGGTTGACGGGGGATGAGGTGACCGAGGCCGACATCCGCCTGTTCACGACGCTGGTCCGGTTCGATCCCGTCTATCACGGCCATTTCAAATGCAACCTGCGCCAGATTCGGACCTATCCGAACCTGCACCGGTATCTCCATGCGTTCCTGACGCTTCCGGGTGTGGAGGAGACGGTGAACATGGAGCATATCAAGCGCCATTATTACGAGAGCCACCGGCAGATCAATCCGACCGGCATCGTGCCGCAGGGGCCCGTGCCCGCCGTGTGA
- a CDS encoding alpha/beta fold hydrolase: MPHATARPTFVLLHPLGGSARSWDDLRPHLTPVGKCLALDLPGFGDLAARGASSVQATLTHLQDRVRAEVAGPWVVVGHSMGGKFATLMAATRPEGLAGVVLIAGSPPSPEPIDEARRRTMLGWVADGPMTADHAREFLSGNTAGPLPSACADRMVADLCRTSPAAWTGWLTEGVAEDCRAQVPVMDVPALILAGQSDGDLGPGAQRRLNRPFYAKGTVEVIDDAAHLIPQEQPAAVAAQIAALWRRAAGGRDGPSRVERAH; this comes from the coding sequence ATGCCCCATGCCACCGCCCGCCCGACCTTCGTTCTTCTTCATCCGCTGGGGGGGAGCGCCCGTTCCTGGGACGATCTTCGGCCCCATCTGACCCCGGTGGGGAAGTGTCTGGCGCTGGATTTGCCGGGGTTCGGCGATCTGGCGGCCCGGGGGGCGTCAAGCGTCCAAGCGACGCTGACCCACCTGCAGGACCGCGTCCGGGCAGAGGTGGCGGGCCCTTGGGTTGTCGTGGGGCACAGCATGGGCGGCAAATTCGCGACCCTCATGGCGGCGACCCGGCCCGAGGGGCTGGCGGGCGTGGTTCTGATCGCCGGATCGCCACCCTCCCCCGAACCGATCGACGAGGCGCGTCGTCGCACGATGCTGGGCTGGGTCGCGGACGGGCCGATGACGGCGGACCATGCGCGCGAGTTTCTTTCCGGGAACACCGCCGGTCCGCTCCCATCGGCCTGCGCCGACCGGATGGTTGCCGACCTGTGCCGAACGTCGCCCGCGGCGTGGACGGGGTGGCTGACCGAGGGCGTTGCGGAGGATTGCCGCGCGCAGGTGCCGGTGATGGATGTGCCCGCCCTCATTCTGGCCGGGCAGTCGGACGGGGATCTGGGGCCGGGGGCGCAGCGCAGGTTGAACCGGCCGTTCTATGCCAAGGGAACGGTCGAGGTGATCGACGATGCGGCCCATCTGATACCGCAGGAGCAGCCCGCGGCGGTGGCGGCGCAGATTGCGGCGCTGTGGCGAAGGGCCGCGGGGGGGCGTGACGGGCCCTCGCGGGTGGAACGGGCGCATTGA